One Tachysurus fulvidraco isolate hzauxx_2018 chromosome 2, HZAU_PFXX_2.0, whole genome shotgun sequence DNA segment encodes these proteins:
- the snrpe gene encoding small nuclear ribonucleoprotein E yields MAYRGQGQKVQKVMVQPINLIFRYLQNRSRIQVWLYEQINMRIEGCIIGFDEYMNLVLDDAEEVHMKTKNRKPLGRIMLKGDNITLLQSVSN; encoded by the exons ATGGCGTACAGAGGACAAGGACAGAAAGTTCAGAAGGTTATGGTGCAACCCATT AACCTTATTTTCAGGTATCTACAGAAT CGATCCCGTATCCAGGTTTGGCTGTACGAGCAGATCAACATGCGGATAGAAGGCTGCATTATC ggTTTTGATGAATACATGAACTTGGTTCTGGATGATGCAGAGGAAGTGCACATGAAGACCAAGAACAGGAAACCTTTAG GGAGGATCATGCTGAAAGGAGACAACATCACGCTGCTACAGAGCGTCTCAAATTAA